A genome region from Streptomyces durmitorensis includes the following:
- a CDS encoding cytochrome P450, protein MKLPFDARPGVALDPGYLTLLRETPLIPVDLPGDRKALLVTSHDDVRTVLADDRFSREAWHNGTLFARRSEALALVTSDAPTHTRRRRAVQSWFTHRQAAAARPGIERLAEDLIDGMEKDGSTADLVARFSVPLAYGVICDMLAVPVSDVELFLPWVNAMMSAGRCTKEEVDAAHTHMYAYFETQLAERREAMAAGTPGEDLLTALLQSGELSDVEISTFGLGLMVAGGETTTNFLSCCVLEILARPDLVAALREDPSGIPGAVDECLRWVWFNGTGGQPHVVVEEADLAGTRMCPGQVVIPLTDAANRDPSVFEDADEFRTDRAANPHMGFGYGRHMCLGAAHARVEAEVAVAALLRRLPHLSVAVEPDQLEWRDRMFIRGVWSLPVAWCPR, encoded by the coding sequence ATGAAACTCCCGTTCGATGCGCGACCAGGAGTCGCGCTCGACCCCGGCTATCTCACGTTGCTGCGTGAGACGCCGCTGATCCCGGTAGACCTGCCGGGCGACCGCAAGGCTCTGCTCGTGACCAGCCACGACGACGTACGCACCGTGCTGGCGGACGACCGGTTCAGCCGTGAGGCGTGGCACAACGGAACCCTGTTCGCCCGACGCAGCGAGGCGTTGGCGCTGGTGACCAGCGACGCCCCGACGCACACCCGCCGACGCAGGGCGGTGCAGAGCTGGTTCACCCACCGGCAGGCCGCTGCCGCGCGCCCCGGGATCGAGCGGTTGGCAGAGGACCTGATCGACGGCATGGAGAAGGACGGATCGACCGCCGACCTGGTGGCCCGGTTCAGTGTGCCGCTCGCCTACGGCGTGATCTGCGACATGCTCGCGGTCCCGGTGAGCGATGTGGAGCTCTTCCTGCCCTGGGTCAACGCGATGATGTCCGCCGGGCGGTGCACGAAGGAGGAGGTGGACGCCGCCCACACCCATATGTACGCGTACTTCGAGACGCAGCTTGCCGAGCGGCGCGAGGCCATGGCCGCCGGCACTCCCGGGGAGGACCTTCTCACGGCACTGCTTCAGTCCGGTGAGCTGTCCGACGTGGAGATCTCCACCTTCGGGCTGGGCCTGATGGTGGCCGGAGGGGAGACTACGACCAACTTCCTCTCCTGCTGCGTCCTGGAGATCCTCGCCAGGCCGGACCTGGTTGCCGCGCTGCGTGAGGACCCCTCCGGGATACCCGGCGCGGTGGACGAGTGCCTGCGCTGGGTGTGGTTCAACGGTACCGGCGGACAGCCGCACGTGGTCGTCGAAGAGGCTGACCTCGCAGGCACCCGGATGTGTCCCGGTCAGGTGGTGATCCCGCTGACCGACGCCGCCAACCGGGACCCCTCCGTCTTCGAGGACGCCGACGAGTTCCGGACGGATCGTGCGGCCAACCCGCACATGGGGTTCGGATATGGCCGGCACATGTGCTTGGGTGCCGCGCACGCCCGCGTCGAGGCGGAGGTCGCCGTCGCCGCGCTGCTGCGTCGGCTCCCGCACCTGTCGGTCGCCGTCGAGCCGGACCAGCTCGAATGGCGCGACAGGATGTTCATCCGCGGGGTCTGGTCGCTGCCCGTTGCCTGGTGCCCGCGGTGA
- a CDS encoding nuclear transport factor 2 family protein produces MSAPNTVSAVDVEAWVAALESGWRGRDVERIVALFTEDAWYRQGPFGEAHLGQEAIRKHWTGTLSRQRDPEIWFAEPVVAGDRTALEWWCVLHDPDTGAPRTAAGCLFLSFAPDGRCRGLHEYWHARTDAGCEPHATWPRRSTRKES; encoded by the coding sequence GTGAGCGCGCCGAACACGGTGTCGGCCGTGGATGTGGAGGCCTGGGTCGCGGCGCTCGAGTCGGGCTGGCGTGGCCGCGACGTGGAGAGGATCGTCGCGCTGTTCACCGAGGACGCCTGGTACCGGCAGGGCCCTTTCGGCGAGGCGCACTTGGGGCAAGAGGCGATACGCAAGCACTGGACCGGGACGCTCAGCCGTCAGCGCGACCCGGAGATCTGGTTCGCCGAACCGGTGGTCGCCGGTGATCGCACTGCGCTGGAGTGGTGGTGCGTGCTGCACGACCCGGACACCGGCGCGCCTCGTACGGCCGCTGGGTGCCTGTTTCTCTCCTTCGCCCCGGACGGCCGGTGCCGGGGACTGCACGAGTACTGGCATGCCCGGACGGACGCGGGATGCGAGCCGCACGCCACATGGCCGCGCCGGTCCACACGAAAGGAATCCTGA
- a CDS encoding dTMP kinase: MIVAIVGADGAGKTTVTRAVGEALGGLASVVDRWDIIDNSAYPFADFIKPDERRVRTCAVRMAPQSRVMFLLWAAVASVTDRQAAADPAEVLLLDGYWMKHAASEIAYGTDPAWVEAVGEGLPAADVVVYLRSDPATAWDRMGERAVPYECGLDLSCSKQSFLRHQQKIHKVLDSWADRFGWTVVDVHKPLPQVVDTVLEHVRAHEGAAA, translated from the coding sequence GTGATCGTCGCGATAGTCGGCGCGGACGGCGCCGGGAAGACGACGGTGACACGCGCCGTCGGGGAGGCGTTGGGCGGGCTCGCCAGCGTCGTCGACCGCTGGGACATCATCGACAACTCCGCATATCCGTTTGCCGACTTCATCAAGCCCGACGAGCGCCGTGTCCGCACCTGTGCGGTCCGCATGGCGCCGCAGTCTCGTGTGATGTTCCTCCTGTGGGCGGCCGTCGCATCCGTCACGGACCGTCAGGCAGCCGCGGACCCTGCCGAGGTGCTGCTGCTCGACGGCTACTGGATGAAGCACGCCGCAAGTGAGATCGCCTACGGAACGGATCCGGCGTGGGTGGAGGCGGTAGGAGAAGGGCTGCCCGCCGCCGACGTTGTCGTGTACCTGCGCTCGGATCCCGCGACGGCCTGGGACCGCATGGGTGAGCGCGCGGTGCCCTACGAGTGCGGTCTGGATCTGAGCTGCTCGAAGCAGAGCTTCCTGCGCCACCAGCAAAAGATCCACAAGGTTCTCGACAGCTGGGCTGACCGGTTCGGTTGGACCGTGGTCGACGTCCACAAGCCGCTCCCCCAGGTCGTTGACACAGTCCTGGAGCACGTGCGCGCGCACGAGGGGGCGGCAGCATGA
- a CDS encoding nitroreductase family protein: protein MDAAEVLTTTRTVRRRLDLNRPVDIDVVRDCVRVAQQAPNGGDREASAWIVITDPVLREKVGVVYRAAFTARHRDAGDGRLVRSARHLAENMGRVPVLVLPCVRVPGGRFPAGSQASLWGSVLPAAWSYMLAARAAGLAAAWTTVHLDAEDEVAAILGLPADVRQGALIPTAHPIGDGFRPARRRPLGDVLHLNQWTEAQP from the coding sequence ATGGATGCCGCAGAGGTACTGACCACCACCCGGACCGTGCGGCGACGCCTCGACCTGAACCGGCCGGTGGACATCGACGTCGTGCGCGACTGTGTTCGGGTGGCGCAGCAGGCTCCGAACGGAGGCGACCGGGAGGCGAGCGCATGGATCGTCATCACCGATCCGGTGCTGCGGGAGAAGGTCGGCGTTGTGTACCGGGCTGCCTTCACGGCCCGTCACCGCGACGCCGGCGACGGCCGGCTCGTCCGCAGCGCCCGGCATCTGGCGGAGAACATGGGGCGTGTACCGGTGCTCGTACTGCCCTGCGTGCGAGTGCCCGGCGGCCGTTTCCCCGCGGGTAGCCAGGCGAGCCTGTGGGGTTCGGTCCTGCCTGCGGCCTGGAGCTACATGCTCGCGGCGCGGGCGGCGGGACTGGCCGCCGCGTGGACGACCGTGCATCTGGATGCCGAGGACGAGGTCGCGGCAATCCTGGGCCTGCCTGCGGACGTTCGCCAAGGTGCGTTGATTCCCACCGCGCACCCGATCGGCGACGGGTTCCGACCGGCCCGCCGGCGCCCCCTCGGCGACGTGCTCCACCTCAACCAATGGACGGAGGCCCAGCCGTGA
- a CDS encoding ATP-binding protein, producing MGEELRLARGVVVRRLLGVAEVSGSVSSLHVRVAAEAAGVSPRTVWHWLAAARAGRLERIPKSSFSLPDVWWTLLAAEGGNVSAVYRQMTEGGEETDFPVPSLATVQRSVKRDVREGRVLEVASVGRGRVEAGRYDRVLADLKLQRPGEGLAVVDAEPGALAAVEPDEEGVVPSRGGVRLFVPGARVVSTAGVAAVVEAVGHTVAARGIGCVFGEPGVGKTVAVQQALYLLPDRVPVWRAVVGVKPGLPQMRSSLLEALGLSAGSLAHRAQPADRALGEALRRPGVMFLDDAQRFSPPLLDYLRLLWDEPGTAAALLLCGAGAERVIARAPALRSRVLTWHQVPGLDQERLAEMLAMFHDVWEGLDPADVGWADATVARGNFRTWAKITSHVYALARRSRDLRVDRALIEQACARLGPYP from the coding sequence ATGGGTGAGGAGTTGCGGCTGGCGCGGGGTGTGGTGGTGCGCCGTCTGTTGGGGGTTGCTGAGGTGTCGGGATCGGTGTCGTCGCTGCATGTGCGGGTGGCGGCTGAGGCGGCGGGGGTGTCGCCGCGGACGGTGTGGCATTGGCTTGCCGCGGCGCGTGCGGGCCGGCTGGAGCGGATACCGAAGTCGTCGTTCTCGTTGCCGGATGTGTGGTGGACATTGCTGGCTGCGGAGGGTGGGAACGTTTCGGCGGTGTACCGGCAGATGACCGAGGGCGGCGAGGAGACGGATTTTCCTGTGCCGTCGCTGGCGACGGTGCAGCGTTCGGTGAAGCGGGACGTGCGGGAGGGTCGGGTCCTTGAGGTCGCTTCGGTAGGGCGAGGCCGGGTCGAGGCCGGTCGTTATGACAGGGTCTTGGCCGACCTGAAGTTGCAGAGGCCGGGTGAGGGCCTGGCGGTGGTCGACGCTGAGCCGGGGGCACTTGCCGCAGTTGAGCCGGATGAGGAAGGCGTCGTGCCGTCGCGGGGCGGGGTGCGGCTGTTCGTGCCGGGTGCGCGTGTGGTGTCGACGGCCGGGGTGGCTGCGGTGGTGGAGGCTGTGGGGCACACGGTGGCGGCGCGGGGGATTGGGTGTGTGTTCGGGGAGCCGGGGGTGGGGAAGACGGTGGCGGTGCAGCAGGCGCTGTATCTGCTGCCTGATCGGGTGCCGGTGTGGCGGGCAGTGGTGGGAGTGAAGCCGGGTCTGCCTCAGATGCGCTCCTCGCTGCTGGAGGCGCTGGGGTTGTCAGCGGGTTCTCTGGCTCACCGTGCGCAGCCGGCGGACCGCGCGCTGGGGGAGGCACTGCGCCGGCCGGGGGTGATGTTCCTCGATGATGCGCAGCGCTTTTCTCCGCCACTGTTGGACTATTTGCGCCTGCTGTGGGACGAGCCGGGTACAGCGGCGGCGCTGCTTCTGTGCGGGGCGGGTGCGGAGCGGGTGATCGCCAGGGCGCCGGCACTGCGGTCTCGGGTGCTGACCTGGCACCAGGTCCCCGGCCTGGACCAGGAGCGGCTCGCGGAGATGCTGGCGATGTTCCATGACGTGTGGGAGGGCCTCGATCCGGCGGACGTGGGATGGGCGGACGCGACGGTGGCGCGGGGCAACTTCCGGACCTGGGCGAAGATCACCTCTCACGTATACGCCCTGGCCAGGCGGAGCCGGGACCTACGGGTGGACCGTGCGTTGATCGAGCAGGCCTGCGCCCGGCTGGGCCCCTACCCGTAA
- a CDS encoding PEP/pyruvate-binding domain-containing protein: MTISAPPPAAAELDLDPLRVGHKFARLEELRRAEFPVPGLFCLPVTEFDQSLEAVGRGLSADRSDPAEWCAAAARSLESAEPTGALAAHVLAEFDEQIGAGNLAAVRACVVPNADGVGEDTADDPFAGMSESFLYVPRAEVLSAVARCWASAFKPEAVQYRLLKGIDPTRARVAVGIQRMAPGTRSFVAFTRDPRDGDERCVIAAAYGIGEGVVQEKADIDHFFVDRATGQVRTRAVKKRWMIGPPPQPLQPVPDHLADEPVLTEQQAREVADLAQQVENHFGTPQDIEGTFTPDGALHLVQARPMVVAPPESARPVYWGNHNITESYPGISSALTYSQARVFYQKAFTDLYRRMGVPERKIRADGHRLARMIGFLDGRVYYRLNDWQVLHGRLPAFDLVRTEWEQAMGITGAARAHRRRPKSRIVASFPVFLWHAAGHRRATRRFFRWWDQLMAEVYATDQATVEDLINRYHRVWEEAGRHWGVTLSNGLYMGLAIRAGKALLQRWAGAGPDLFVGLLCGGRENRSLASARAAIALAEQVSALPELRERVLAPHTEDGDRRIWADIAAGRHGTELAGAVQAYLERYGDRALHDLKLDETTPRQQPSMLVGVLRPFVRQGTTVAGNRAAEHEQAEQARQQLRQACRNPLRRAVLHALLGVARWGIRVREDARFCRTQLFGITRDVMWRLGAELTAAGVLAHPHDVVDLTVEEVVGAFDGTVPGPPLASLAALRRTERERQTTVSPHPTLMSVPGDGPLATALRSAVPVGDSATEDGSGPLCGLGSSGGRVRGRALVVRDPSVAPDDCRDRILIARETDPGWLPLMIAASGLVVERGTLLSHTAITGRLLGVPTVVAVPKATTRIPDGAWIELDGGEGTVRLLTEPPGADTHESTVI; the protein is encoded by the coding sequence GTGACGATCAGTGCGCCACCTCCGGCGGCAGCCGAGCTCGACCTCGACCCGCTTCGGGTCGGACACAAATTCGCCCGCCTCGAAGAGCTGCGGCGTGCGGAGTTCCCCGTTCCAGGGCTCTTCTGCCTGCCTGTCACCGAGTTCGACCAGTCGCTGGAGGCGGTGGGCAGGGGCCTGTCCGCCGACCGCTCGGACCCGGCCGAGTGGTGCGCCGCCGCGGCGCGGTCGCTCGAATCGGCGGAGCCGACCGGTGCTCTGGCCGCACATGTGCTGGCCGAGTTCGACGAGCAGATCGGCGCTGGGAATCTTGCGGCTGTCCGGGCCTGCGTGGTCCCGAACGCCGACGGCGTGGGCGAGGACACGGCGGACGACCCGTTCGCGGGGATGAGCGAGAGCTTCCTGTACGTGCCGCGCGCCGAGGTGCTCTCCGCCGTGGCGCGCTGTTGGGCCTCGGCGTTCAAACCAGAGGCCGTTCAGTACCGGCTGCTCAAGGGCATCGACCCGACCAGGGCCCGGGTCGCCGTCGGGATCCAGCGGATGGCCCCGGGAACACGCTCCTTCGTCGCTTTCACCCGGGATCCGCGCGATGGCGATGAACGATGCGTCATTGCGGCGGCGTACGGCATTGGCGAGGGCGTCGTCCAGGAGAAGGCCGACATCGATCACTTCTTCGTCGACCGCGCGACCGGGCAGGTCCGCACCCGGGCGGTGAAGAAGCGGTGGATGATCGGCCCTCCGCCACAGCCGCTCCAGCCCGTGCCGGACCATCTGGCTGATGAGCCAGTGCTGACCGAACAACAGGCGCGCGAGGTCGCGGACCTGGCCCAGCAGGTCGAAAACCACTTCGGCACGCCGCAGGACATCGAGGGCACGTTCACCCCGGACGGCGCCCTGCACCTGGTACAGGCCCGGCCGATGGTGGTTGCGCCACCCGAGAGCGCGCGGCCTGTCTACTGGGGCAACCACAACATCACGGAGAGCTATCCGGGGATTTCGAGCGCTCTGACGTACTCCCAGGCTCGGGTCTTCTATCAGAAGGCTTTCACGGACCTCTACCGGCGTATGGGCGTGCCGGAGCGGAAGATACGGGCCGACGGCCACCGGCTGGCCAGGATGATCGGCTTCCTGGACGGGCGCGTGTACTACCGGCTGAACGACTGGCAGGTCCTGCACGGCCGGCTCCCCGCGTTCGATCTCGTGCGCACCGAGTGGGAACAGGCCATGGGGATCACCGGCGCCGCACGTGCTCACCGTCGCAGGCCGAAGTCGCGGATCGTGGCGAGCTTCCCGGTCTTCTTGTGGCACGCGGCCGGGCATCGGCGTGCGACAAGGCGGTTCTTCCGCTGGTGGGACCAGCTGATGGCCGAGGTCTACGCGACCGATCAGGCCACTGTGGAGGACCTGATCAACCGCTACCACCGCGTGTGGGAGGAGGCCGGCCGACACTGGGGCGTCACGCTTTCGAACGGCCTGTACATGGGCCTGGCCATCCGGGCGGGCAAGGCGTTGCTGCAGCGGTGGGCCGGTGCCGGCCCCGATCTGTTCGTCGGACTGCTGTGCGGCGGGCGGGAGAACCGGTCTCTGGCCTCGGCGCGTGCCGCCATCGCCCTCGCCGAGCAGGTGTCGGCGCTCCCGGAGTTGCGCGAACGCGTGCTGGCCCCGCACACAGAGGACGGTGATCGGCGGATCTGGGCCGACATCGCAGCGGGACGGCACGGCACGGAGCTGGCCGGAGCCGTCCAGGCGTACCTGGAGCGCTACGGCGACCGTGCGCTGCACGACCTCAAGCTTGATGAGACGACGCCCCGTCAGCAGCCGTCGATGCTCGTCGGAGTGCTGCGGCCGTTCGTCCGGCAGGGCACCACGGTCGCCGGCAACCGCGCGGCCGAGCACGAGCAGGCCGAGCAGGCCCGGCAGCAGCTTCGCCAGGCGTGCCGCAACCCGCTGCGACGAGCTGTTCTGCATGCTCTGCTGGGTGTCGCACGGTGGGGAATCCGGGTTCGTGAGGACGCCCGATTCTGCCGTACGCAGCTGTTCGGGATCACCCGGGACGTGATGTGGCGGCTGGGCGCGGAGCTGACTGCGGCTGGTGTGCTGGCCCATCCGCACGACGTCGTCGACCTCACGGTCGAGGAGGTCGTCGGTGCGTTCGACGGTACCGTGCCCGGGCCTCCGTTGGCGTCGCTGGCCGCGTTGCGCCGGACCGAGCGGGAGCGTCAGACGACGGTGTCCCCTCACCCGACGCTGATGTCCGTGCCGGGTGACGGGCCGCTGGCGACCGCGCTGCGCTCGGCCGTGCCGGTGGGCGACAGCGCTACCGAGGACGGCTCGGGGCCCCTGTGCGGACTCGGGTCCAGCGGCGGCCGTGTGCGCGGCCGCGCGCTGGTGGTGCGCGACCCGTCCGTAGCCCCCGACGACTGCCGGGACCGGATCCTGATCGCCCGTGAGACCGACCCGGGCTGGCTCCCTCTGATGATCGCGGCCTCGGGGCTGGTCGTCGAACGCGGCACCTTGCTGTCCCACACGGCCATCACCGGCCGACTGCTCGGCGTGCCCACCGTGGTTGCTGTGCCGAAGGCGACCACCCGCATCCCGGACGGGGCGTGGATCGAACTGGACGGCGGCGAGGGAACCGTCCGCCTCCTGACCGAACCGCCCGGCGCCGACACCCACGAATCCACCGTGATCTGA
- a CDS encoding AfsA-related hotdog domain-containing protein, producing MTALLSETARRRTELVVDSSDTFFFDHTLDHIPGMLLFSALLDAAWQSEHDSAEAAGVSPPGLSGRLRADVRFTKLCELNQPTALTVSSEGDVWQASAVQSEHTVCTADFGFVHANPQVYPLGQVVGTEPAVADLVHRHRDANILVGRTYRGADGLCQALLLAAPPGHPLRSIDPDYRTPVEIVEAVRQFVIAIEHTEYGIAIDTQMLWLSVDMDIPLRIPRSIPVTLRYTHRDGERRRATSGITLIEAVTGAELGTLTFSWCNLSPSHYARMRGKS from the coding sequence ATGACTGCACTGTTGAGCGAGACGGCGAGGCGGCGCACTGAACTCGTAGTCGACTCGTCAGACACCTTCTTCTTCGACCACACACTTGACCACATTCCGGGGATGCTGCTCTTCAGCGCCCTGCTTGATGCGGCGTGGCAGTCCGAGCACGACAGCGCCGAGGCTGCCGGAGTCTCGCCGCCCGGCCTCTCAGGACGACTTCGCGCAGACGTCCGGTTCACCAAGCTTTGTGAGCTCAACCAGCCCACGGCCCTCACGGTCTCGTCCGAGGGGGACGTCTGGCAGGCCAGCGCTGTGCAGAGCGAGCACACGGTCTGCACAGCCGACTTCGGCTTCGTCCACGCCAACCCCCAGGTCTACCCGCTCGGCCAGGTCGTCGGTACCGAACCGGCGGTCGCTGATCTCGTCCACCGGCACCGTGACGCGAACATCCTGGTGGGCCGCACCTACCGGGGTGCGGATGGTCTGTGTCAGGCCCTCCTGCTGGCCGCACCGCCTGGCCACCCGCTGCGCTCGATCGACCCCGATTACCGCACGCCTGTCGAGATCGTAGAGGCCGTACGGCAGTTCGTGATCGCGATCGAGCACACGGAATACGGCATCGCGATCGACACGCAGATGCTGTGGCTGTCGGTGGACATGGACATCCCGCTGCGCATCCCGCGCAGCATCCCGGTCACCCTCCGCTACACCCACCGGGATGGCGAGCGACGGCGAGCGACGAGCGGGATCACGCTGATCGAAGCGGTCACCGGGGCCGAACTCGGCACCCTGACCTTCAGTTGGTGCAACCTTTCCCCCTCCCACTACGCCCGGATGCGAGGAAAGTCATGA
- a CDS encoding nucleotidyltransferase domain-containing protein — MTATDSVLSWSVPDVRFSPEQTAAAEGVISTCLGGPERVRLAVLGGSFAVGLGHGTSDVDLYVVGEELPVSEVVIEHGGVPVHINPVPAGRVRTLLGLTCEYRVTGADRAQIGMELKALNALIRIVTGVPLHIGPEWREPFDAFSFDVVRQINLVRNGNISSAMAEDAYGALAIGDLLTAATASALALESACEAVLAAAGDVYFGPKFHYRRLARTATTAPWLDHVWRLNHRELHPGSGTDEQEMTTVVEQRLWAAGTLMAHGVVEGWDKPLTKLPEPAVPHGGGARRSAYFTPLRFTDGWALVGPDEGYRVSEAVVRLWRALDGRPLSQLAPEDVPADITDIEAAVASLAAYGAVSGFASAGTPDPGIIRPEPEFACHPKVAAP, encoded by the coding sequence ATGACCGCCACTGACTCCGTGCTGTCCTGGTCTGTGCCGGACGTGCGGTTCTCGCCTGAGCAGACCGCTGCCGCCGAAGGCGTCATCTCCACCTGTCTCGGCGGCCCGGAACGGGTCCGGCTGGCAGTGCTCGGCGGCAGCTTCGCTGTCGGCCTCGGACACGGCACCTCCGACGTCGACCTCTATGTCGTAGGGGAAGAGCTGCCCGTCAGCGAGGTCGTGATCGAGCACGGCGGGGTGCCCGTGCACATCAACCCGGTGCCCGCCGGACGTGTGCGCACCCTGCTCGGGCTGACGTGTGAGTACCGGGTCACCGGCGCTGACCGCGCGCAGATCGGGATGGAGCTGAAGGCGCTGAATGCGCTGATCCGGATCGTCACCGGCGTGCCGCTGCACATCGGGCCGGAGTGGCGTGAACCGTTCGACGCCTTCAGCTTCGATGTCGTCCGCCAGATCAACCTGGTGCGCAACGGCAACATCTCCTCGGCCATGGCCGAGGACGCGTACGGGGCACTGGCGATCGGCGACCTGCTGACGGCCGCGACCGCTTCGGCCCTGGCGCTGGAGTCCGCCTGCGAGGCGGTGCTGGCCGCTGCGGGCGATGTGTACTTCGGCCCGAAGTTCCACTATCGGCGGCTGGCCCGCACGGCGACGACCGCGCCGTGGCTGGACCACGTCTGGCGGCTCAACCACCGCGAACTGCATCCGGGCTCCGGCACGGACGAGCAGGAGATGACCACCGTGGTCGAGCAGCGGCTGTGGGCCGCTGGAACGCTGATGGCCCACGGTGTCGTCGAGGGCTGGGACAAACCGCTGACGAAGCTGCCGGAGCCGGCTGTGCCGCACGGCGGCGGGGCGCGGCGCTCCGCCTATTTCACACCGCTGCGGTTCACGGACGGCTGGGCATTGGTCGGTCCCGACGAGGGCTACCGGGTCTCGGAAGCCGTGGTCCGGCTCTGGCGGGCCCTCGACGGGCGCCCGTTGTCTCAGCTCGCACCGGAGGACGTACCTGCGGACATCACGGACATCGAGGCGGCGGTGGCGAGCCTGGCGGCGTACGGGGCGGTGTCGGGCTTCGCGAGTGCGGGCACACCCGATCCGGGGATCATCAGGCCGGAGCCGGAGTTCGCCTGTCACCCGAAGGTGGCCGCCCCGTGA
- a CDS encoding methyltransferase family protein, with product MSTRVLLLAAPRALFAVALILLLTGIIRFAGRDPVAVTLFVAYLAWLVFETRVTFRHDGGVPAESSTLLPYALARLGVLGGAAFGPMPWLSRSALLVVPVAVFVLGVVGRQVAINTLGRFYSHHVVRRDGHSVVSHGLYRFVRHPAYTGMLLANLGFTAYFLNPFTAAVLVLLFGAVVRRILVEERVLWTIPEYPTYAVGRARLLPRVW from the coding sequence ATGAGCACCAGGGTTCTGCTGCTGGCCGCCCCGCGTGCGCTGTTCGCGGTTGCCTTGATCCTTCTGCTGACCGGGATCATCCGGTTCGCGGGCCGCGACCCCGTCGCGGTCACGCTGTTCGTGGCGTACCTCGCCTGGCTGGTTTTCGAAACGCGCGTGACGTTCCGGCACGACGGAGGTGTGCCGGCCGAATCGAGCACTCTGTTGCCGTATGCGCTCGCGCGGCTGGGTGTGCTCGGTGGCGCCGCCTTCGGTCCGATGCCCTGGCTCAGCCGGTCCGCGCTGCTCGTTGTCCCCGTCGCAGTGTTTGTCCTCGGCGTCGTCGGCCGGCAGGTCGCGATCAACACCCTGGGGCGGTTCTACTCGCACCACGTTGTGCGGCGGGACGGACACAGCGTGGTCAGCCACGGCCTCTACCGATTCGTGCGGCATCCCGCGTACACCGGGATGCTGTTGGCGAACCTGGGTTTCACCGCGTACTTCCTCAATCCGTTCACCGCCGCGGTCCTGGTCCTGCTGTTCGGCGCAGTCGTCCGGCGCATCCTCGTGGAGGAGCGAGTGCTGTGGACGATCCCGGAGTACCCGACCTACGCGGTGGGTCGGGCCCGGCTGCTGCCAAGAGTGTGGTGA